A window of Rubricoccus marinus contains these coding sequences:
- a CDS encoding M23 family metallopeptidase has translation MRFLSALALLTVVLAGCAAPGAGTRANGWAAAPRAETAPVRSGGGAVRVVSSRPERPARAPEASRPRAVSGSAPSLASGALIPVEGISVDRLKDSFHAGRSGGRTHNAIDIAAPRGTPVLAIVDGRVSRKHWNALGGRTLYLTSADGTHDFYYAHLDAYEDGIEIGSTVQRGDVLGTVGSTGNAQGPHLHFQILRKGSGRGTPINPYEVLTESVLYAGR, from the coding sequence ATGCGCTTTCTCTCTGCCCTTGCTCTCCTGACTGTTGTACTCGCCGGATGCGCGGCCCCTGGCGCGGGCACCCGCGCCAACGGCTGGGCCGCCGCACCACGCGCGGAAACCGCCCCGGTCCGCTCGGGAGGAGGCGCCGTTCGCGTCGTGAGCAGCCGGCCGGAACGGCCAGCGCGTGCGCCAGAGGCCTCACGCCCGCGCGCCGTCTCGGGCTCTGCACCCAGCCTCGCCTCTGGCGCGCTGATTCCGGTAGAGGGGATCAGCGTGGACCGCCTCAAGGACTCGTTCCACGCGGGCCGCTCGGGCGGGCGCACGCACAACGCGATCGATATCGCCGCGCCGCGCGGCACGCCGGTCCTGGCCATCGTGGACGGCCGCGTCTCGCGCAAGCACTGGAACGCGCTCGGCGGCCGCACGCTCTACCTGACCTCGGCCGACGGCACGCACGACTTCTACTACGCGCACCTGGACGCCTACGAGGACGGCATCGAGATCGGCTCCACGGTCCAGCGCGGCGACGTGTTGGGGACCGTCGGCAGCACAGGCAACGCCCAGGGCCCACACCTGCACTTCCAGATCCTGCGCAAGGGCTCCGGCCGCGGCACGCCGATCAACCCGTACGAGGTGCTGACCGAGAGCGTGCTTTACGCCGGCCGGTAG